TCACTAaactcttgtgtgtgtttgtgtgtagcaTGATTACGAGAAGTCACGCTCCAGACAGGATCAGGAGGAGAAGCTCATAATCTCTGCCTGGTACAACATggtgagaaaacacacagaatttgTACTTTGTAGacagattatttttattctgcTCACACCAGGAAACtgaacctctctctctctctctctctctctctctctgtgtgtgtgtgtgtgtcagggaaTGGCTCTTCATCAGAAGGTGGCCGGAGAGCGCTCCGGTTCAGCTCCGGCTCAGTCTTTCCTGGCACAGCAGAGACAGTCCACTCAAGCCCGGAGAGGACTGGCCCGCCTCCATCCCAGAAAAACACACTCTCAGCCATCCTCGTAGATGAATTCATGAGCTCCGTCCTGAAACACACCTCTGTCAGTGGCTTAAACGATGACACGGAATCTTATTTCGCTTTTGGCACTTTCCCTGTCTGAGAATGTAGAATATCACAAGTCCGTCTCTGGAGTTTAGAGGATATAGTATTTAATTGTCTTTTAGATGAcgtttgtttgattattatttttttgtttgtttttagtcgAGTCGCAGCGTAACACTGCTCTTTTATTTAAGTGTCGGTGCGTCTTAACTGGGCGATATGGAGGAGATTAATGAAGCAGGTGGACCTGCGGTGGGTttcattatgatttttttaatgtatagtTCGGCTTGGTTATCAGGGTATGATGCGTGTGACTTCAAACACTCAGTGCCTTTCTGAAGACTTCAACATCTAGATCCATCATAGTCATCAGTCTGTCTACTGACAGCTGTCAATCACCTTATGATGCATTCATGTCTATAGCTCCCTTTTAAACCAAATCCTTTTAAAATAGAATCGCTGAATACTGTGTGATGGGAAGCCTTGAATGCAATGATCAATAATGTGATGTGGTCTACGCGGTTCATTATGCTTGTCATTAAATGTAAGctgctttgtttttatgaatgaatgTGAAATTGATATGCTGGACACTAATCCAATGACAGATGAACTACTGAAGGATGCTGGATTCCTGTCAGACATGAAAACTGCTGCTGCTTTATCATTTTATGACGTTTTTGGGATGTAACATCACCAAATTTTGCTGCTAAAGGAGGAAGTCTCTGaggttttataaataatatggaGTGGTGGACACTacactggacacaacactactgtatgtatgtatatcaGAAACACTAATGTGATGTTATTTTTGACCCTTGTCAGTCCAAGCATTTTTCACGACTCGTCAGAGATCTGTAGatgtgagtttgttttgtagtttttcaCTGTATGTATAATGCCGAAGGTGTGACGTATTTttcactgttgttgttgttcgtGAGTTCttgatcttgttttgttttcaatcaCACATGTTCTTTAAGGACTGATGAGGGTCGGTACTGGACATATGAACTATCCTCTCGCTGTCTTACTCTTGCAATACAATTAAAGACAGGTCATTGGTAGAAAATATTTGATGTGAGGATTGTGTGTGCTttttgtgggggggggggggtttacGTGTTGGATTGAgcaaatttgaaatgtttaagttATCTATGTAGAAATATCCTCATCCAAGATAAGATTAGTTAAAAATATGGTCTATTGAAATGTGGTTTATATGCTGACATCAGTGAGATATGTCGTTTTACGCTTTATGCATTATTTTCGATTAGacaaattacacaaaacaaaaaatgtaatcgatcaaatatataatatttatatatgcgTTGGAGCTTTGAGCTTCACACGTGTCTTCCTACAGGTGGCGCTAAAGTTCCATTCACATTTCAAGATGGTTGTACGCTGGacagaaacacattttgtgttacgGAGCCGTTCAAGGGACAttggtggaaaaaaaacagaagatttTCTCGTGCGCACGCGAAAGTTTGCGTGCTCACGAGTTAGTGTGTGTCTGTTATGCATAAAAAGTCCTTTAGATGGCaccactttaaataaaaaattagatTCACTAGAAATTAATAGGTACGTCTATGCAGTTGGGAGGGGATAATTTAAAACGTCTCATGTAAAACATGCACAACGTGTATTAATACATGAAGGCAACTTTTAAAAGACTAAATTCACTACACATCTTAGGTGCCAAATAATATTACTGCTTAGTCTATTATGGGAAGAATCCCGGTGGTCTGTTCATGTCTGTATAATATCAATAAGACTGATCGTGGTATTCGTTGATGAATCGGTTATTTCATAAGCTCGTATAGTGTTTGTCCTACAGACCGTCAGACAGCGTTTGAACAACCGATCCACATGCGCGCATAAAATGACAAACTTGCATTACGATGTGTTAAATACACGAAGCTTCTTCAATAAGCTTTTAATTGAGGATATAGATTATATTATATCTTATATTCATGTCATTTCTGTGTTGTGCGAAttatataaagttttaaaacaaattaaacagtttttaattgaaatatatattgttaacCGCAGAGCAAGCAGGTGACTTTTCTCTATTAAGCCCAACCAGCTTGCAAGCACGTTTATAGCCTACAATAAGTCTTATATATCGAAGAACTGTATCactgaaatcatgtttttatcataaaacaagTACCCGGGCCGGGCTCTCCGCCTACACGAGTTACAGACACATTGCGCTTTAGtctgaatgtgttttaatgaaagatGACCGAGGTTCCGTCAGTGCAGAATACATTTAAACCATCGTTAAACCTCAAACATATACAATATAAGCATGTATACTTGTTTAATgatcaaaatctgtatacagtgattcttcaaaataaaatggaCTTGTACTAGgctataaatcatttaaacttgCTTGGCAATCTGGTTGGccttatttgtttaaataatagaGTCGCCTTGCTTGCTCTGcatttaacaatacatatttacattgaaaacgattaaatttgttttaaaactttgtatAATTCGCACTAAATGGAAATGGCCTGGTTACATCACATAATCTATATCGTCAATAAAAAGATTAGTGCCGCCTAAAGGCCTTTTTATGCATAACAGGCACACACTAACTCGTGAGCACGCAAAAAGTTTCTCGTGCGCACTTTCGCGTGAGCACGAGAaagtcttctgtttttttccacCAATGTCCCTTCAACGGCTCCGTAGAAAGctgacattttaatatattcttCGTCGGAAGCACTTTCAAATAATCAACAATGAACTGTGATTGGGTAATCTTGGATAGATTAATTTCTTGACAGAAATGTCATGCATCCAAATCTCGGGACGCCTTTTAAGTGTTCAAAAAGCAGCGTTTGTGTACTCCAAACGAACCTCTTATCTGTAATTGTTTATGAATCActtcatatataaatatgtatatatgtatgtgtgtgtgtttaataacccgctttattttttaatattttgtgtcaAATGAACCTTCTAACTAGTCTCATTTTAAAAACGGTGCAATTCTTCATCCGGCCTGCAGGCGTCAGCAGCGCTTTCAtcacgcacacaaacactgaccGCAGATGAAAAACAGCATGGCGGACAGacactgaaacaaaacaaacccgtGTAGAAAAACCCGTAATATTCGGTGATTATATAGTGATTAAATCTATAATCTGCCGGTTCTGAGATTATTAACACACATGGACTCGTTGGTTTATCAACCGCGCTGTTTTGTAAGcttctgaatgtgttttttgtttcatcTGGAGACGCCGCGAGACTTTGCGGTTACTGATTATACAACAAACACTGGTATTGTTTAATTTCCATCTTTGTTcaaccatttacatttaaatcaacttaaAGTATCAGTCGAGCGCGTTGAGAACGCTCGTACCAGGGAAATCCCTACATTTATCGCAAACAACCGCCCCGTATCGCTCAAATCACAGGGGTGACTACGAAACCTCTATTTAAGAATTTTATTTGGAATCAAACTCGAGATGgagaaaaaacatcatcaatcGGACAAACATCGCCGccgtcgtcatcatcatcatcagtcgTCCAGCAGCAGCAGCGAGGAGTCCGGCGGGAACAGCCCGGCTCAAGGTGCGCCGGCGGCGGCCAACGCCTTCGCCAACGACGGCAGCTTCATGGAGATGTTCAAGAAGAAAATGGAGGAAgaggagaggagaaagagagaggctgaagaggaggaggaggagaggatGAAGAGTACTGCTTCTGCAGGGCAATCCTCACAAGACCCGAAGCCCTGTAGCGTGACTAACTTTGTAAGGGGCTTTGAATGACAGTGGGCCAGATCATTGCATTAGTgtaacattaacacacacacacatgcacacacatgaatACAGAGCAGTAATGGGTCTGTTCGGGTCCTGGCCGCTTCCCAAAGCCCGTGTAACGCTCTCAGTGTGTTCCCTTAACTCAGGTGGGCAAGCGGAGAGGAGGAGCACGGATGACCCTCAAGACGggaatggtggccaagaaacAGAAACTGGATTCTGAGGTGAGTATATATGAGAGATACGACTGTATTCTTTATTCTGTAATACTGGGCAGTGCTACAGGTACAGTATTGTACACTTCATATATAATCAtaactaaaacacacaaaaatagacGTCATCTCTCTGGTGTGctttgcattgtgggatacaggaGTACACTGGGCGTACAGTTCTGTATGATACAAtgataatacaatatttaaaacgtAACTTCTAAATTATTAACAATTTTCTTAAACTTAATTGCAGCGTGACCACTGTTATTGAATTGAATTCCAGGCATTCTCTTTTAAGTCTATTATAGTATAGATATGAGATATGAATTGGGTCATTTAAATGCGATCCTGATGGTAATGTGTCAAACATAAAGAATTCTGAAGGACCCAAACTTTTTGTCTTAAAAGAATTTAAGGCTTTGGTTTtgtatgtgatttattttttgtgcccCAGGCGGAGGCGGGAAAAGGAGACGCCTGGACTAAATACATGGCAGAAGTGAAAAAGTATAAAGCTCATCAGTGTGGAGACGATGATAAAACCAGGCCGCTGGTCAAATAGACTGAACTGCTTCAACACCCGGGAGACCCAGCATCTCTCCACACTGccacaacatcatcacacagacagacacacacacatcacttcTCATTTGTCCTTTTCTTTGTCGAGGTTGAGTTTTGTCTTGTACTCTTTTGACTTGCATATTATTTAGTCTGTGGGATTAGAAAGACGAGATCTTATTACACCTTATTGATATTTTGTACTCTGTTCATTTGGTGCGTGAATGTGACCTGATCAAAGTTCGTGtttcaaaattataattaaactcACATTACCACACAATGTGTTCAAGGGTTTTAAAATTCCCATGGAATCGCATCTTTGTGTATGTGATGTAACGATGATATAAAAAAGGCTTTCACATCATCTCAACATTActtgatgtatttttaattgttgGATTGAGGCCGCTTCACTGCTACATAGTATGTGAAGAATAGGTTGTGTGACGAAGTGTGCGTCTCCGTCAGCTCCCTATTCATCATGACATTGACTGCTCAGAGGCTTTTGTGAGCACATCAGCCTGTGACATTTGGACATGGACACTCCATCATCCACCACCAGAATAatatttcaaaatcaaacaaagcTTTATGAagttttacactttaaaaaccaAACGTTTATTAGTTGAAACGTGTCTTACCTGATTTAAGGATTTTTAATAATCATTACGTCACTAATATTAAATTAATGGAAAGTCCTGTTTGTTTTTACTGCTGTACGCACACTGTCTGCAGCGCGTGCAGTTGTTTTCACGTTCAAGGGGGCGTATTACAGAAAGACTTATTTTAGGCCTTAAAATAAGTTATGATGCGTTAAATTCAGTTTATTTGTATTACAGCTGCAAATCTTAACTTGATTAAGGATTCCTATCTTTACACAATCGTGTCTTATCTCTAGTTAGGAAATCTTAAATTGTACGATAAAGCTTTGCAATCCACTTTCAGGTCTGTTACCAAGCAACCAACAGTGCGCGTGCTGCTGATGAGGTAAACAAAATGGAGGAACAAAACCGACGAGCTTTTCATTTTAGTGCCGCGTTAATAGAAATTCAATTATTAATCAATGTAATGCCATTGTAGGACAGCGAAATTgtgaacatttttgtgtgtgttactgttttAACAAATATGAAGTAGGAGAGCTGTGGTTTCGTCCTGAAGTTAAGACCGTCAAGTTAAGACGCTTCTGTTCCTAAATGTTCCTTTGTTACCGAACAGATATGATAAGATTTTAAAGTTATGATCTTTCTGTTATACGCCCCCTGAACAACAtaacaaatcttttttatttatttttattgcaaacGTCACTCTTGACGAATGGTTTTAGTTGTGGAGAGGTCAGACTTGGTCACATGACATACACCTTTCAATGTGATTTGCTGTCTGTAAGagtaataacaaaaaaaagtttaaccAAACTGGGGAAAATGAATAGTTCTACAAATGCGAGCATTATATACCATACATATACGATGTTGAGATATAAAGGTTTTGAAATGTAGAAAGGTACATAATAAAGTAGATATTGTTAATCTTGTTCTCATAAAGCTCATAAAGGTAATGTGGCGTCTTTAGCCTAATATAACGAAGTGTTATAACAGTACACAGAGGCGCTTTACACTTCTGAACGACTTGAACAGTGCtgacattcattttcataaaattaaataacGTGACGTTGCCGTTACACTACAAAAAAGACGTTCTTacttattatattttcttgtattccagtaatatatatatatatattaggaaTTCTTGATACATTTGCAGTAAATATTCAgttgagatggtggtctagtgggttaaaccactgaactggtaaatcaaaggttgctggtttgatcccagcagtcaccaccagtgtgtccttgagcaagacactttactccatgttgcctcagggggattgtccctgtaataagtgcactgtaagtcgctttggataaaagcgtctgccaaatgactaaaatgtagatgtaaatgtaaattttcttgatgagcaaaatgacctaagaaGAAAAGActcgtttttaataaaaaaatataacatttcagTCAATTTGTGCTTAAACCaatcaaaaaaatctgccaatggggtaagaaaaatgaACCTTTATTTGAGTGCCTAGGAAAAGGTAAACCTCAATTCAAAATTGTTTTTCTACCCAATGGGCAGATTTGTTTGCTTGATTTAAGCAAATTCACAATGacatttcatcttttttcttatttgctcttCCAGAAAATGCATCTTATTTCAAGATTGTTTGACATTTGTACCGGAAATATAAGACAACAAtcctaagtaagaaagtcaatttttttgcagtgaaatCGTTACTTATATTTCATCAAGAATATTTACTGCATTGAAGCCACTAACTACATTTCATGCCTCATTTGATTGGAAAAATCATGTTGAAAATGTAAGTATTAAACACGaatcagcatttttttcaattcaatCAATGAAATGTCATCCTATCGGATGTAAATTGAGAAGTATCTGTTTTATTATACATGATAATCTCTTGGTAATCATTTGGATATTGAAATGGATCAGTTACTAATAATTGCTTTATTTCGTTGACTTTTGCTAAAGCGATTCTTTCTGATTGTTAGTTTAAAATGGCTGTAAGGTGCTGAAGATGTTCAGTATACATATAGATGGCAATTCAGGGTTTTAAGAAGGTCCTATTTGAGCATACGTTAGAATCTAATTTAGAATTCTAACTTAGCCTAGATCTCTGTCTAGTGTTGACTATCTCCAGGAAATGCAGCATCCAACAGAATGTAAATTATAACAAAGGAgtgaatataatatataacttataaagtaaatatatggcaaaataaagaatgaaaggataagaaaatgaattcaaaacattatgtatGTTTGGCCTCTCAAGTCAGAATTTCATGATcattagaaaacaaacacacacacacacacacacacacaggttgcTTTTAAGAAATTCAGGAGAGTAGAGTAGGTCAGACAGATATGGATGCGCAAGATCTTTTAATGCCTAAAATGTTAGAAGTATCTTAAAGTGAATATGTGATCCCACAGGTAGCCAGAGAAGATCATGCAGTAGAGGAGTAATGGGAGCAGAACCCCTAGTGGAGGTGAGACAGAGCTGGTGGTAAAGTTGATTTGAATGTCATCACCAAAGCAATGGAATTGAAGTCCTTGCATGTGTATGATGTCATCAAGTAgagaaatataaatgataaacagGCCCATTGGGTCTCATTCACCAAGCATGCAAACGCACAAATTTGTGTGTGAAAAACTTTCGTACAGAAATTAAGTCTAAATATAAGAGTAAAGATAGGAACAGTTGGAAAAACACATATACAAAAATCACCATTCTATGAGGGGCCGTTTAGGCCATAATtattgaaatgactcttacaaacactagtgaaataaaaacatcgatcgaatttagtgaaattcattcacacgtattactgaaatacctcttacaaacactagtgaaaacAAACATACGTATTACTGTAATcttttacaaacactagtgaaatgtATGTATATGCATGCTGAAAGCCTCTTATAAACAATGGTGCACTAATGAGGCAACACATTTCAGGTatagttgatgaaagatttcagtgtagttgatgaaagatttcagtgtagttgatgaaagatttcagtgtagttgatgaaagatttcagtgtagttgatgaGAGCATATTTCACTGGAAAAGGAAGCTGCATCCGCACTTCCGTTTAGTTTGGCGCACGTTGATGACGTGCAGATACGCAGCGAACAGGAACCTGTCAGATGCAATTCATTTACGGAGTAATATTTTACATCGCCCCCCACGCTACCTTCGATTTTTCCTTATACAGTTCCGTTGtcaatgcaatttttttctttgtctaaaaatatattttggatgGCATGGTATGCTTTAAAACTCTCCCAAAAAGCTGAAGAGTGGGGTTCCGTAATTTTTGGCTTCTGCAATTACAATAGAAATTACACATGCGAAGGAAGCATTACTCCCACTTACCAGGGGTTTAAGAGTGTGTCgaggaaataaaagtttgttttaagattTCAAAATGACGCCATGGCgatgttttttggttttgcaAGTGTTTGCGTTATTTTCATTCACGAGTAACAATGAAGATGATATTACAGCTTTTCTAAGAAGTGCACTTCAGTGTTTAGAGGACATACAAACAGCGAATGGTGGTACGAATATGTTAAGCCTTCACAGAGAGCTAGAGGACCACACGAGAACCTTGCATTCATTGTTGCAAGCTGTAAGAGCTGTGGATGAGGAGAACCCTTGTTTACTAAAACTGCAGTCCTTACATAGATGTATGGTTTCAATAGAGCAGAGCTATAGATCGATGCGAAGACCTGAAGAGGGGTTATTAGTTCCTCCAACAACTCCGACCCACTTGCCAGGAAGACCTCGTTTTGACATTTCACATGCACAGATCTCATACTGCCTTGGCTTAGGTATGAACTGGCAGCGAACTGCAAGCTGCTTGGGCATTAGCCGCCGCACACTTTATAGACACAGACAACGTCTCGGAGTGCAGCCAGTGACATTTACCAGAATGTCGAATCTTGCTCTAAACAGAGCTGTAAGAACAATTTTGGAACGCACCCCTAATGCAGGTGAAAGATATGTCCATGGAAGCCTCAGAGCACGTAATATTCGTGTTCAACGTTGGCGCGTCAGACAGAGCCTTCATGAAGTCAATCCCATAGGACGAGCATTTAGACGGCGCCACGAAATTCGACGAAGGGTTTACAATTATCAAGCTCCAAATCAATTATGGTATGGTTTCGTTTACTCATATAATTATACTGAAAAATCGCACATTGCATAACTTGTTTTTTGTAAGTCAGATATTAAGTGTTAACCAAGACATGTTAGCAAAATGCAGTGGCTTGTTTAAATACAAGTTTGAATCCAGTTACTTTATTCTTCATGCTCTGCATAGCCCATACAATAAAGATCTCGGGACACCGTCGTAACTCTACAAGAATTaagcatggttttactacaaataaaacgaaCAAAAAATGGTAACCAAATATTATTAAggttttttacagtaagtttTACCGTGGTATacaattaatgtatttaataattcatgtaATTGTAATGTTATTACTCTAGACAAAACATGGTTGGTTGttaaattgtattatgtaaCGTACTAGCTGTTTAAATTCATTATGTACATCAAAAACGAATCAGACAAATTCAATTACCAATTAAAGGCGctgttgtatttatattttatgcacCTGAGGGGTGATCAGTGCCCTTGAACTATCACCACTATGTAAAGTATGAAGAACTTTAAGTGTTACAGTAAATTTTAAGCTATCTGGGTTTTAACTTGTTGCaagaaattattaataattttgcaCATTTGGGTGATTTGGAGTCACTGTCATCTTTTTGAATGGAAAATAAGAGgtttttaatttatatcaaaatatatattgatgACTACCCAATAAGTTTAGAcctacaaatgtgttttttaataatattatgaacTAAAAAAACCTGATATGACATTATGAACCACCAACGTTGTGTTTATGTACTGTCAACAGGCATATTGATGGAAACCATAAGCTTGTGAGGTGGAGAATGGTGTTCCATGGCTGTGTTGATGGCTACAGTCAAACAATAATCTATCTTGACTGCCTTGACAACAACAGAGCTACCAGTGTTCTGTCTTTGTTTCGTGCTGGCGTGCAACATTTTGGATTACCATCTAGAGTACGTTGCGACCATGGAATGGAGAATATTGAAGTGGGACGCTATATGCTTAAACACTGAAGTGCACTTCTTAGAAAAGCTGTAATATCATCTTCATTGTTACTCGTGAATGAAAATAACGCAAACACTTGCAAAACCAAAAACCATCGCCGTGGCGTCATTTTGAaatcttaaaacaaacttttatttcctcGACACACTCTTAAACCCCTGGTAAGTGGGAGTAATGCTTCCTTCGCATGTGTAATTTCTATTGTAATTGCAGAAGCCAAAAATTACGGAACCGCACTCTTCAGCTTTTTGGgactttttgttttaaagcataCCATGCcatccaaaatatatttttagacaaagaaaaaaattgcattgaCAACGGAACTGTACAAGGAAAAACCGAAGGTAGCGTGGGGGGCGATGTAAAATATTACTCCGTAAATGAATTGCATCTGACAGGTTCCTGTTCGCTGCGTATCTGCACGTCATCAAGGTGCGCCAAACTAAACGGAAGTGCGGATGCAGCTTCCTTTTCCAGTGAAATATGCTCtcatcaactacactgaaatctttcatcaactacactgaaatctttcatcaactacactgaaatctttcatcaactacactgaaatctttcatcaactacactgaaatctttcatcaactacactgaaatctttcatcaactacactgaaatctttcatcaactacactgaaatctttcatcaactatACCTGAAATGTGTTGCCTCATTAGTGCACCATTGTTTATAAGAGGCTTTCAGCATGCATATACATacatttcactagtgtttgtaaaagattacagtaatacgtatttttgttttcactagtgtttgtaagaggtatttcagtaatacgtgtgaatgaatttcactaagttcgatcgatgtttttatttcactagtgtttgtaagagtcattttaataattatggCCTAAACGGCCCCTCATATTTTTGGGATATCTCAGATCCAGTGAGTAAGTGAGACCCAAAAGATAGCAGCAAGCTCTGCTGAGATTGGGCAAGATTTTTGAGGACAGTGATGCCCTCAATCACTATTCCTACATCGGTGACCGCCCCATTGCTCTGCAGGATGTAGATTTTAATAGCCTCCTCTGCCAACTCCTCTTCCACAATGATGGTATGATCAGCAGAATCCTGTAGACACATTGTAAAGATTGCTGGTTAGATTTCACCCTAACTTTCAGCCCGAATGTAACAAGACAGTGACAAAAATATAGCCTCCCTTTAGGGTGCTATAAACCATATTACAGGTGAAATCCTAAAGTTTACTGGGGAAGGTGTTACAACAATTAACAGCAATTTTCTTGTTCTCTATTgggaaatgcatttttaacaaaaaacctTAAATTCTCAGTTATGGGACAACATTTCTTCAAGCCATAACAGTGCAAAAGCACAGGATCTTTCTGAACAGCCTGAACATGCAAATCATAGTTCTCTTTTGTTCTTGGTGAAAAAGCTCCTGAACGTACTTCCTTCTGCTGATAGTCAGAATGGTCCCCAATACAAAACCTACAGATATAATGTCCAGTAAAACTTTCTAGAAGTCCACTTAAGGAATGAGCACAAAGATTGTCtgctgaaacacaaacaacagtcCCTCTGATATTCCTACCAACTTGAGGCAAAAAATACCTTCTTTCTCCAATGTTGAGAGTTCTTTCAAAAAAGGCTCCAGAACACAGTCATAGCCAAATTTTTTAACATCATTGGCTTAAAAGGAAGAGCTAAATAAATTGATGTAAGCTGTGATCTCAGTTGAGACGGTACATCACCAAGAACCCAGTACACTGCTgtgactttgtgtttttttcgcGAAGATCCAGGAGGATTGCAGATTTCAAAATCATCAACATAGACTATAACAGAAATGCTAAAATCGTCTTTAGCATGACATTCATTTAGCTTGAAATATTTACCATCCTGGAAGGATGCCAAATGCGAAGTGTTTGAATGTTTAGTCAGTATATGCTTTAGAATATCTTCATTATTTAACAAGTGCTGTAAAGTTTGAAGAAAGGAATGTACTGAAAGCTGTGATTCTCCTCTTGATCCAAAATATACTCTACTGGCTCAGTCACATTaaagttttctttaaaatacttttccCTCTTCAATTTTGTGGAGAAAGGACCTTAATATGGGATCAGAATCCCGCCACAAGTATTGCAGgcatatttaaaagtataataagcgtaaatcaaaaaatttaaaccgtgaatcagaactttaaacatattttaaatgatattggacagaattaatatataaagacaaaGTTGTTCAAGTCGCAACAAAAATAATCTTCTCCTtggttgttttactcattttcgtctcctttgatattttctgctaatatttaaactttttctagGCATACGTTATTTTTTTCCTCGCTTGTTTT
This region of Triplophysa dalaica isolate WHDGS20190420 chromosome 7, ASM1584641v1, whole genome shotgun sequence genomic DNA includes:
- the trir gene encoding telomerase RNA component interacting RNase is translated as MEKKHHQSDKHRRRRHHHHQSSSSSSEESGGNSPAQGAPAAANAFANDGSFMEMFKKKMEEEERRKREAEEEEEERMKSTASAGQSSQDPKPCSVTNFVGKRRGGARMTLKTGMVAKKQKLDSEAEAGKGDAWTKYMAEVKKYKAHQCGDDDKTRPLVK